The following are encoded together in the Vigna unguiculata cultivar IT97K-499-35 chromosome 2, ASM411807v1, whole genome shotgun sequence genome:
- the LOC114171125 gene encoding protein CURVATURE THYLAKOID 1D, chloroplastic has protein sequence MGICTVQPIPLSKLPNASYSLPKPSLSRRVILTTPTATLFSRSIFLRNLLPRATPSEEISGGSSQFFNEKRDVVITLEEGKADDKKELEETVNEDARKELPEEGPSLSFDFLDKFNLDTNDTGSIVLYGGGVLTALWLTTAVVGAIDSIPLFPKLLEVVGLAYTVWFTSRYLLFKQSRDELSTKIEELKEQVFGSEDN, from the exons ATGGGTATTTGTACAGTTCAGCCTATCCCTCTCTCGAAACTTCCTAACGCTTCCTATTCTCTCCCTAAGCCCTCTCTTTCTCGCAGAGTAATCCTTACCACTCCCACCGCCACACTTTTTTCTC GATCTATTTTCTTGAGAAATTTGTTGCCAAGGGCTACACCTTCCGAAGAAATATCCGGTGGGTCAAGTCAGTTTTTCAATGAGAAACGCGATGTTGTGATAACCCTGGAAGAGGGTAAAGCTGATGATAAAAAGGAGTTGGAAGAAACGGTGAACGAAGACGCAAGAAAAGAGTTACCAGAAGAAGGACCGAGTTTGTCTTTTGATTTCCTGGATAAGTTCAAT CTTGACACAAATGACACTGGTTCCATTGTCTTGTATGGAGGTGGTGTCTTGACGGCTCTGTGGCTAACAACCGCAGTTGTTGGTGCAATTGATTCTATCCCATTG TTCCCTAAGTTGCTGGAAGTTGTTGGGCTTGCATACACAGTATGGTTCACTTCCCGATATCTGCTTTTCAAG CAAAGTAGAGATGAACTGTCTACTAAAATAGAGGAGCTAAAGGAGCAGGTTTTTGGTTCAGAAGAtaattga